A single Haloglycomyces albus DSM 45210 DNA region contains:
- a CDS encoding ABC transporter substrate-binding protein: MSTLSQPRSDSLSRKGIATLSAAAIIGLSACGTDPEASSSPDTTTIDNCGVEVSATDVPERVVTMNQAATEIMLALGLEDHLIGTAYLDDAIHPDLADAYADVPVLAEQYPSKEVLYDVEPDFVYGSYESAFNDDAAGSRDDLTSLGIASYLSPSSCMDRPMEISDVHGEITDIAALFDITEQGEKLVSDQQTTIDQSAASLTDADLTVLWWDNKLDSPSVGACCGTPAMLMNSLGLDNGFSDVEGSWAEVNWENIIEIDPDVIVAVDAEWSPATEKIDKLHNDPALNELSAVQDDTIVTIPFSATTAGFRNAEAIADLSEQIAAVL, translated from the coding sequence ATGTCCACTCTGTCTCAACCGCGTTCCGATTCCCTGTCACGCAAAGGTATCGCTACGCTGTCCGCCGCCGCGATCATCGGTCTCTCCGCATGCGGAACCGACCCGGAAGCGTCGTCATCCCCCGACACGACCACCATCGACAACTGCGGAGTCGAAGTGTCCGCAACCGACGTTCCCGAACGAGTCGTCACCATGAACCAGGCCGCCACGGAAATCATGCTGGCGCTCGGTCTGGAAGACCATCTCATCGGAACGGCCTATCTCGACGACGCCATCCATCCCGACTTGGCCGACGCCTACGCCGACGTCCCCGTCCTCGCCGAGCAATACCCGTCCAAAGAGGTTCTCTACGACGTCGAACCCGATTTCGTCTACGGTTCCTACGAATCCGCGTTCAACGACGACGCCGCCGGTAGCCGCGACGACCTGACCAGCCTAGGCATCGCCTCCTACCTGTCCCCAAGTTCCTGCATGGACCGGCCCATGGAAATCTCCGACGTGCACGGCGAAATCACCGATATCGCGGCACTGTTCGACATCACCGAGCAAGGAGAAAAACTGGTGTCGGACCAGCAGACGACGATCGATCAATCCGCCGCCTCTCTCACCGACGCCGACCTGACCGTTCTCTGGTGGGACAACAAACTCGATTCCCCCAGCGTCGGCGCTTGCTGCGGCACACCGGCCATGCTCATGAACTCCCTGGGGCTGGACAACGGCTTCTCCGACGTCGAAGGGAGCTGGGCGGAAGTGAACTGGGAGAACATCATTGAAATCGACCCCGACGTCATCGTCGCCGTCGATGCCGAATGGTCGCCTGCCACCGAAAAAATCGACAAACTACACAACGATCCGGCTCTCAACGAATTGTCGGCGGTACAGGACGACACCATCGTCACCATACCCTTCTCCGCCACCACCGCCGGCTTCCGAAACGCGGAAGCCATCGCCGACCTCAGCGAGCAGATAGCGGCGGTCCTGTAG
- a CDS encoding FecCD family ABC transporter permease: MASAPCSAGHRELKQSRRITVACLALLVGLILSILHSVAIGPAGLSVSSVWHILIEWTGISAGDVSALHGRIVWELRLPRVLTAGVVGAGLALTGAVMQSLTRNPMADPYLFGVSSGASLGAVAVIVVGVGSGLYALTAGAFLGAITVFSLVILFSLQRGALAPGRMILAGIALSQFCGAITTFIIIWEGNPQATQSIIHWLSGSLSRARWESLGLAFTVFALVGIITMGHAKALDAFAFGEETAVALGVSVHRTRWLLLVAGALLTATLVSISGAIGFVGLILPHAVRLFSGPSYRRLLPIATMVGAIFMIWVDTVARTVFEPREIPVGVITAVIGVPMFILLMARSKRLVSM, from the coding sequence GTGGCGAGCGCCCCGTGCTCCGCCGGGCATCGGGAACTCAAACAATCGCGTCGCATAACCGTCGCCTGCCTCGCACTGCTGGTCGGCCTCATTCTGTCCATACTTCACAGTGTTGCGATCGGTCCGGCGGGACTGTCGGTGAGCTCGGTCTGGCACATCCTCATCGAGTGGACCGGGATCAGCGCCGGCGACGTTTCCGCCCTGCACGGCCGCATCGTCTGGGAACTGCGCCTGCCCCGCGTCCTCACCGCCGGAGTGGTCGGCGCGGGGCTGGCACTGACCGGAGCGGTCATGCAGAGCCTGACCCGCAATCCCATGGCCGACCCGTATCTCTTCGGCGTCTCCTCGGGTGCGTCGCTCGGGGCCGTCGCCGTCATCGTGGTCGGGGTGGGAAGCGGTCTGTACGCACTCACGGCGGGAGCATTCCTCGGAGCCATTACCGTATTCAGCCTGGTCATTCTCTTCTCCCTGCAACGCGGCGCTCTCGCCCCGGGACGGATGATCCTGGCAGGGATCGCGCTGAGCCAGTTCTGCGGCGCCATCACGACCTTCATCATCATCTGGGAGGGTAATCCTCAAGCGACGCAATCGATCATCCACTGGCTGTCCGGATCACTGTCACGAGCGCGGTGGGAGTCGTTGGGCCTGGCATTTACAGTGTTTGCCCTGGTAGGAATTATCACGATGGGGCACGCCAAGGCGCTCGACGCGTTCGCGTTCGGGGAGGAAACCGCCGTCGCTCTCGGGGTATCGGTACACCGTACCCGCTGGTTGTTGCTGGTCGCCGGAGCTCTGTTGACGGCCACTCTCGTGTCCATCAGCGGCGCCATCGGTTTCGTCGGATTGATTCTGCCGCATGCGGTGCGACTGTTCAGCGGGCCAAGTTACCGGCGGCTACTACCGATAGCGACCATGGTGGGGGCGATTTTCATGATATGGGTGGACACGGTGGCCCGCACGGTATTCGAACCACGCGAGATCCCGGTCGGCGTCATTACCGCCGTCATCGGTGTACCGATGTTCATTCTACTGATGGCCCGCAGCAAACGATTGGTTTCAATGTAG
- the wrbA gene encoding NAD(P)H:quinone oxidoreductase, translating to MVNLAIIYYSQTGNVHAMAKTAEREANDWGAEVRLRRAEELAPASAIESNADWKAHFDATLDIPVATLDDLEWADALMFGTPTRYGLPTAQLKQFIDQTGPLWGAGKLINKTVSAFTSSQTSHGGQETTITSMMNTFYHWGAIIVPLGYTDPMMFEAELGNPYGASHVGVNGPVGEKTRIEVALLTKRLLGITDSFKKGSTT from the coding sequence ATGGTTAATCTGGCCATCATCTATTACTCGCAAACAGGCAACGTACACGCCATGGCCAAAACCGCCGAACGCGAGGCCAACGACTGGGGTGCCGAGGTCCGACTCCGCCGCGCCGAAGAACTGGCACCCGCGAGCGCCATCGAATCCAACGCCGACTGGAAGGCGCATTTTGACGCCACCTTGGATATACCGGTCGCTACCCTGGACGACCTGGAATGGGCCGATGCCCTCATGTTCGGGACACCCACGAGATACGGGCTCCCCACCGCCCAGCTGAAGCAGTTCATCGATCAGACCGGACCGTTGTGGGGCGCGGGGAAACTCATCAATAAGACCGTCTCCGCGTTCACCTCCTCGCAGACCAGTCACGGGGGTCAGGAGACGACCATTACGTCGATGATGAACACCTTCTATCATTGGGGAGCGATCATCGTGCCGCTCGGCTACACCGACCCCATGATGTTCGAGGCCGAACTGGGTAATCCATACGGCGCCAGTCATGTCGGCGTGAACGGTCCGGTGGGGGAGAAAACGCGGATTGAAGTCGCGCTCTTGACCAAACGGCTCCTGGGGATCACCGACAGCTTTAAGAAGGGGTCCACCACGTAG